GAGGTAAACCCTAATAGTAAAATCATTTTAATAGGATTATATAATCCCTTCTTAAAATGGTTTTCCGAAATAACGGAAATAAATGATATTCTTGAAGATTGGAATGTCACAAGCCAGACAATATTAAAAAAGTATCCGGGAACCTATTTTGTTGAAATAGATGATATTTTCGAAAATACCGATGATAATCTTTTATATACAGACTATTTTCACCCAAATGACAAAGGATATGAATTAATAGCTGACCGAGTTCATCAAATCCTCACAGAAGAAGTTCTGAAAGAAATTCCGTATAAAAGGAAAGCAGAAGGAAATGGAGAGAAGATTATTGAAAGATAGCAAATGGAAAAAGCTGTTTTTTGCGCTGCTGGTCATTAATGCACTCATCTTAATTGTGCTGTTTATTTTTATCAGCATGCCGGCAGATGATGAAGGCTATACAGCGATCACCGAGAATAGTGATAATTATGTTCCTTTTAACATAAAAGCCAATAAAGAAGACTTGAATAGAGTCATTAACCACTATCTTGAAAAAGAAGGACTGACAGGGGCAATAGATTATAAAGTTCTCTTGAATGATGAAGTTGATTTATATGGCACAATCCCTTTTTTCAGCCAGGATTTGCAAATGAAATTATCATTTGAACCAGAAGCCTTGGAGAATGGGGATGTTGTCCTCCAGCAAAAGTCCATATCTGTAGGGCAGCTGAATCTTCCTGTATCACATGTCCTAAAGCTGGTAAAAGACCGCTACAAGGTTCCAGAAGGGGTCACAATCCAGCCGCAGAAAGAACGAATTTATGTGTCGCTGCAGGAGATGAAGCTGAAAAGTGATGTGAAAGTAAAAGTGGATGAATTTAATTTAAAGCAGGATGATATTCGTTTTACCCTTCTTGTGCCGGTTAAATGAGAAAAGGGAATCCTTTCGCAAAGGATTCCTTTTTCTGTTAATGGGTATTTGAACCCATTAGTCTGGAATCAGAATTGCTTCAAGCACAGGCTCATTGGCAACAGAACCTACAGCCAATAGGGTGTAAGCCTGGTCTGCTTGAAATTGCATCCGAGGAATTGCCAGGGCTACATTGGGGGTGCCTGAAATCCTTGCTTCCAAGTCGACAGTCATTGGAGTTAAGGCCAGATATTTGCTTGCCTGCCTGAAAGCGATATTGGGAAAAACGACATCCCGGTTTTTTAC
This window of the Cytobacillus pseudoceanisediminis genome carries:
- a CDS encoding GDSL-type esterase/lipase family protein — encoded protein: MPYLEMSLEKDKSVQDAVFYNFGVRGNRSDQLLKKLGTEEVKDVVKSADAVIITIGGNDVMKVVRENFSNLKLRAFVKEKKKYEQNLIDVLDAIKEVNPNSKIILIGLYNPFLKWFSEITEINDILEDWNVTSQTILKKYPGTYFVEIDDIFENTDDNLLYTDYFHPNDKGYELIADRVHQILTEEVLKEIPYKRKAEGNGEKIIER
- a CDS encoding YpmS family protein, with translation MKDSKWKKLFFALLVINALILIVLFIFISMPADDEGYTAITENSDNYVPFNIKANKEDLNRVINHYLEKEGLTGAIDYKVLLNDEVDLYGTIPFFSQDLQMKLSFEPEALENGDVVLQQKSISVGQLNLPVSHVLKLVKDRYKVPEGVTIQPQKERIYVSLQEMKLKSDVKVKVDEFNLKQDDIRFTLLVPVK